In Mycobacterium stomatepiae, the following are encoded in one genomic region:
- a CDS encoding DUF2617 family protein encodes MPLYQLAVAPADVSGSRLRLALNAPAPPLLASHSLRHPDGSALRLGVLGASHLVTVDHVAHTFSEQVSCTADSEAGKLPERAEACGYSLESATTTRDEATFRQLARELRERCRADTAWLGGTFPGDDAALTVLAAEPDGPGWRWQTWHLYPQRPLGSGGVVVHTASRWRP; translated from the coding sequence GTGCCGCTCTATCAGCTCGCCGTAGCTCCCGCCGACGTGTCCGGGAGCAGGCTGCGGCTCGCACTCAACGCTCCTGCGCCACCGCTGCTGGCCAGTCATTCCCTGCGGCATCCCGACGGCAGCGCGCTGCGGCTCGGGGTGCTCGGCGCCTCCCACCTCGTCACGGTCGATCACGTTGCCCACACGTTCTCCGAGCAGGTGTCCTGCACCGCCGACAGCGAGGCCGGCAAGCTGCCCGAGCGTGCCGAAGCCTGCGGATATTCGCTGGAATCGGCCACCACCACGCGCGACGAGGCCACGTTTCGCCAACTGGCGCGTGAGCTGCGCGAGCGGTGCCGAGCCGATACCGCTTGGCTCGGCGGCACCTTCCCCGGTGATGATGCGGCACTGACCGTGCTGGCCGCCGAACCCGACGGCCCCGGCTGGCGCTGGCAGACGTGGCACCTGTACCCGCAGCGTCCGCTGGGGTCTGGCGGGGTGGTGGTTCACACGGCGAGCCGGTGGCGGCCGTGA
- a CDS encoding DUF4178 domain-containing protein yields the protein MGTVLVVLAAVLFIASIVVLVIAARRPKSAAAPRGRRDPLSFDAMPQFGPRQLGHGAIVSYGGIDYVVRGSVTFREGPFVWWEHLLEGGQLPTWFAVEEDDGRLELVMWVTRKDITLQPGDRYLVDGMAFHESERGRASYTTEGTTGLPAGGEMEFVDCANADQTVLLSFERWAPGTPWEISTGKPASPGELTVYPAPAPGSP from the coding sequence GTGGGAACAGTGCTGGTGGTGCTGGCTGCGGTGCTGTTCATCGCGTCCATCGTCGTGCTCGTCATCGCGGCACGGCGACCTAAGTCGGCGGCCGCGCCGCGCGGGCGCCGCGACCCCCTGTCCTTCGACGCGATGCCGCAGTTCGGGCCCCGGCAGCTGGGACACGGCGCCATCGTCAGTTACGGCGGCATCGACTACGTGGTCCGCGGGTCGGTGACGTTCCGCGAGGGGCCGTTCGTGTGGTGGGAGCACCTGTTGGAGGGCGGCCAGCTGCCGACGTGGTTCGCGGTCGAGGAGGACGACGGTCGCCTCGAGCTCGTCATGTGGGTCACCCGCAAGGACATCACGCTGCAGCCCGGGGACCGGTACCTGGTCGACGGGATGGCGTTTCACGAGTCGGAACGCGGCCGCGCTTCGTATACGACCGAGGGCACGACGGGCCTGCCGGCCGGCGGCGAGATGGAGTTCGTCGACTGCGCCAACGCCGACCAGACCGTGCTGCTCTCCTTCGAGCGCTGGGCACCCGGCACGCCCTGGGAGATCTCGACGGGCAAGCCGGCGTCGCCGGGCGAGCTCACCGTCTACCCGGCGCCCGCGCCGGGCTCCCCGTAG
- a CDS encoding DUF350 domain-containing protein yields MYLAFDIGNVDLDPVLKGVVATLLYFVVGMAVLLVGFYMVDVLTPGKLRQLVFVDRRPNAVVVASAMYVALTTVIVSAIVNSYSQLAQGLVGVAVYGFMGVILLGIALLTLHLVIPGSFHAHVDDPELHPGSFAVALMLLAVGGVTAAAVS; encoded by the coding sequence GTGTACCTCGCCTTCGATATCGGAAACGTGGATCTCGATCCCGTCCTGAAAGGCGTCGTCGCGACGCTGCTGTACTTCGTCGTCGGCATGGCCGTCCTGCTCGTCGGGTTCTACATGGTCGACGTGCTGACCCCGGGCAAGCTGCGCCAGCTGGTCTTCGTCGACCGCCGGCCCAACGCCGTCGTGGTCGCCAGCGCCATGTACGTCGCGCTGACCACCGTGATCGTCAGCGCCATCGTGAACAGCTACAGCCAGCTGGCGCAGGGACTCGTCGGCGTGGCGGTGTACGGGTTCATGGGTGTGATCCTGTTGGGAATCGCACTGCTGACACTGCATCTGGTGATCCCGGGCAGCTTCCACGCGCACGTCGACGACCCCGAGCTGCACCCCGGCTCGTTCGCGGTGGCGCTGATGCTGTTGGCGGTCGGAGGAGTGACCGCCGCCGCGGTGTCATGA
- a CDS encoding DUF1304 domain-containing protein, whose translation MITAGLAFAALAALLHVYIFTMESLTWTSPRTRATFGTTEQEAETTKLLAFNQGFYNLFLGIVTGIGIAEFAMRHQAVGAALVFAGVGSMAAAAVVLVVSAPDKARAAVAQGIFPLIAIVLLVIGLVT comes from the coding sequence ATGATCACCGCCGGATTGGCATTCGCCGCGCTTGCGGCGCTGCTGCACGTCTACATCTTCACGATGGAGTCGCTGACCTGGACCTCACCGCGTACCCGCGCCACCTTCGGTACCACGGAGCAGGAGGCCGAGACCACCAAGCTGCTCGCCTTCAATCAGGGCTTTTACAACCTTTTCCTGGGGATCGTCACCGGGATCGGGATCGCCGAGTTCGCGATGAGACATCAGGCGGTGGGCGCCGCGCTGGTCTTTGCCGGCGTCGGATCGATGGCCGCGGCCGCGGTCGTGCTGGTGGTGTCGGCGCCGGACAAGGCCCGGGCCGCGGTGGCACAGGGGATATTTCCGTTGATCGCCATCGTGCTGCTGGTCATCGGCCTCGTTACATAA
- the ruvC gene encoding crossover junction endodeoxyribonuclease RuvC produces the protein MRVMGVDPGLTRCGLSVVESGRGRNIVALDVDVVRTPSDAVLSARLLAISDAVEYWMDTHRPDVVAIERVFAQHNASTVMGTAQAGGVVTLAAAKRDIGVYFHTPSEVKAAVTGNGAADKAQVTAMVTRILELQAKPTPADAADALALAICHCWRAPMLARMAAAEAMAAEARQAYRAKLAAKAKATRAGAGR, from the coding sequence ATGCGCGTGATGGGCGTCGACCCCGGACTCACCCGATGCGGGCTGTCCGTGGTCGAAAGCGGGCGCGGCCGAAATATCGTCGCGCTGGACGTCGACGTGGTGCGTACCCCGTCGGATGCCGTGCTGTCCGCACGACTGCTGGCCATCAGCGACGCCGTCGAGTACTGGATGGACACGCATCGTCCCGACGTCGTCGCGATCGAGCGGGTGTTTGCCCAGCACAATGCGTCGACCGTGATGGGCACCGCGCAAGCCGGTGGCGTGGTCACGCTCGCGGCGGCCAAACGCGATATCGGCGTCTACTTCCATACCCCCAGCGAGGTCAAGGCCGCGGTCACCGGCAACGGCGCCGCCGACAAGGCTCAGGTCACCGCGATGGTCACCAGAATCCTTGAGTTGCAAGCCAAACCGACGCCGGCCGACGCCGCCGACGCGTTGGCGCTGGCGATCTGCCATTGCTGGCGAGCGCCGATGCTGGCCCGGATGGCGGCGGCCGAGGCGATGGCCGCCGAGGCGCGCCAGGCCTACCGGGCCAAGTTGGCGGCGAAGGCCAAGGCCACGAGGGCGGGAGCGGGCCGATGA
- a CDS encoding DUF4247 domain-containing protein: protein MSRKQLFWLGGGLAAASVVSLVIGIVLLQKDIGGYIASNYREYARDVNATRYLCSGSPDQVADALADYQEPEARADNDNTEYLRYSDNIVTVGPDGSHPCSIRVESLSAGYSHGSYVFLGPGFSPGSPSSGSGGSPGGPGGTK from the coding sequence GTGAGCCGCAAACAACTGTTCTGGCTCGGCGGCGGACTCGCCGCGGCGTCGGTGGTGTCCTTGGTCATCGGAATCGTATTGCTGCAGAAGGACATTGGCGGATATATCGCGAGCAACTATCGCGAGTACGCTCGCGACGTCAACGCCACGCGATACCTGTGCAGCGGATCGCCCGATCAGGTGGCCGACGCGCTCGCCGACTATCAGGAACCCGAGGCTCGGGCCGACAACGACAACACCGAGTACCTGCGCTACAGCGACAACATCGTGACCGTCGGCCCGGATGGCAGCCACCCGTGCAGCATTCGCGTCGAAAGCCTCAGCGCCGGTTACAGCCACGGGTCCTACGTCTTCCTCGGCCCCGGGTTCAGTCCCGGATCCCCGTCGAGTGGTTCCGGCGGCAGCCCCGGCGGCCCGGGCGGCACCAAATAG
- the gabT gene encoding 4-aminobutyrate--2-oxoglutarate transaminase: protein MASLEQTRQLVTEIPGPRSLELNKRRTSAVSHGVGVSLPVFVARAGGGIVEDVDGNRLIDLGSGIAVTTIGNSSPRVIDAVREQVAEFTHTCFMVTPYESYIAVAEELNRITPGSGEKRSVLFNSGAEAVENAIKIARSYTRKPAVVAFDHAYHGRTNMTMALTAKSMPYKSGFGPFAPEIYRAPMSYPYRDGLLDKDLATDGELAAARAISVFDKQIGAANLAAVIIEPIQGEGGFIVPAEGFLPALVDWCRKNNVVFIADEVQSGFARTGAMFACEHEGIEPDLICTAKGIAGGLPLSGVTGRAEIMDAPHVSGLGGTFGGNPVACAAALASIETIEKDDLIARAQQIERLTTDVLLRMQAGDDRIGDVRGRGAMIAVELVKSGTSEPDATLTNKLATAAGAAGVIVLTCGMFGNVIRLLPPLTISDELLIEGLEVLRLLLADL from the coding sequence GTGGCCAGCCTCGAACAGACCCGCCAGCTGGTTACCGAAATCCCCGGTCCCCGGTCGCTGGAGCTCAACAAGCGCCGCACCTCGGCGGTGTCCCACGGCGTCGGCGTCTCCCTGCCCGTGTTCGTCGCGCGGGCCGGCGGCGGCATCGTCGAGGACGTCGACGGAAACCGGCTGATCGACCTGGGCTCCGGCATCGCCGTCACCACGATCGGCAACTCCTCGCCTCGGGTGATCGACGCGGTGCGCGAGCAGGTCGCCGAGTTCACCCACACCTGCTTCATGGTCACGCCGTACGAGTCCTACATCGCGGTGGCCGAAGAGCTGAACCGGATCACCCCGGGTTCGGGCGAGAAGCGTTCGGTGCTGTTCAACTCCGGCGCCGAGGCCGTCGAGAACGCCATCAAGATCGCGCGCTCCTACACCCGCAAACCCGCCGTCGTCGCCTTCGACCACGCCTATCACGGCCGCACCAACATGACGATGGCGCTGACGGCCAAGTCGATGCCGTACAAGAGCGGCTTCGGCCCGTTCGCACCGGAGATCTACCGGGCACCGATGTCCTACCCCTACCGCGACGGCCTGCTCGATAAGGATCTGGCCACCGACGGCGAACTGGCCGCCGCGCGGGCGATCAGCGTGTTCGACAAGCAGATCGGCGCCGCCAACCTGGCCGCCGTCATCATCGAACCGATCCAGGGCGAGGGCGGATTCATCGTCCCGGCCGAGGGCTTCCTGCCCGCGCTGGTGGACTGGTGCCGCAAAAACAATGTGGTGTTCATCGCCGACGAGGTGCAAAGCGGCTTCGCGCGCACCGGGGCGATGTTCGCCTGCGAGCACGAAGGCATAGAACCTGACCTGATCTGCACCGCCAAGGGCATCGCCGGCGGCCTACCGCTCTCTGGGGTGACGGGTCGCGCCGAGATCATGGACGCCCCGCACGTCAGCGGCCTGGGCGGCACCTTTGGCGGCAACCCCGTCGCCTGCGCGGCGGCCCTGGCCAGCATCGAGACCATCGAGAAGGACGACCTGATCGCGCGGGCCCAGCAGATCGAGCGGCTGACCACCGACGTGCTGCTGCGGATGCAGGCCGGCGACGACCGGATCGGCGACGTGCGCGGCCGCGGCGCCATGATCGCCGTCGAGCTGGTCAAGTCCGGCACCAGCGAACCCGACGCCACGCTGACGAACAAGCTGGCCACCGCGGCCGGCGCCGCCGGAGTCATCGTGCTGACCTGCGGCATGTTCGGCAATGTGATCCGACTGTTGCCCCCGCTGACCATCAGCGACGAGCTCCTGATCGAGGGCCTCGAGGTCCTGCGCCTGCTGCTGGCCGACCTGTAA
- the ruvB gene encoding Holliday junction branch migration DNA helicase RuvB, with the protein MSDDSEDYADRDLSPALTVGEGDIDVSLRPRSLREFIGQSRVREQLQLVLEGAKNRGGTPDHILLSGPPGLGKTSLAMIIAAELGSSLRVTSGPALERAGDLAAMLSNLVEHDVLFIDEIHRIARPAEEMLYLAMEDFRVDVVVGKGPGATSIPLEVAPFTLVGATTRSGALTGPLRDRFGFTAHMDFYEPADLERVLVRSAGILGIELEPPASVEISRRSRGTPRIANRLLRRVRDFAEVRADGVITRDVAKSALEVYDVDELGLDRLDRAVLSALTRSFGGGPVGVSTLAVAVGEESTTVEEVCEPFLVRAGMIARTPRGRVATALAWTHLGMTPPAGATSWAQPGLFE; encoded by the coding sequence ATGAGCGACGACTCCGAGGACTACGCGGATCGCGACCTGTCGCCGGCGCTGACCGTCGGGGAGGGCGATATCGACGTCAGCCTGCGGCCCCGCTCGCTGCGGGAGTTCATCGGCCAGTCCCGGGTCCGCGAACAGCTGCAGCTGGTCCTCGAGGGCGCCAAAAATCGAGGCGGCACACCGGATCACATCCTGCTGTCCGGCCCTCCGGGATTGGGCAAGACGTCGCTGGCGATGATCATCGCCGCCGAACTCGGGTCCTCGCTGCGGGTGACCTCGGGGCCGGCGCTGGAGCGCGCCGGCGACCTGGCCGCGATGCTGTCAAATCTGGTCGAGCACGACGTGTTGTTCATCGACGAGATCCACCGCATCGCCCGGCCGGCCGAGGAGATGCTCTACCTCGCGATGGAGGACTTCCGGGTCGACGTCGTGGTGGGCAAAGGCCCTGGGGCAACGTCGATTCCGCTGGAGGTGGCGCCGTTCACGCTGGTCGGCGCGACCACCCGGTCCGGCGCGCTGACCGGGCCACTGCGCGACCGCTTCGGTTTCACCGCGCACATGGATTTCTACGAGCCGGCCGATCTCGAACGGGTGCTGGTACGTTCGGCCGGGATCCTCGGCATCGAGCTGGAACCTCCGGCCAGCGTGGAAATTTCGCGACGGTCGCGCGGCACGCCGCGGATCGCCAACCGGCTGTTGCGCCGGGTCCGGGACTTCGCCGAGGTGCGGGCCGACGGGGTGATCACCCGCGATGTCGCCAAGTCCGCGCTGGAGGTCTACGACGTCGACGAGCTGGGGCTCGACCGGCTGGACCGGGCGGTGCTGTCGGCGCTGACCCGAAGCTTCGGTGGCGGGCCGGTCGGGGTTTCGACGCTCGCGGTGGCGGTCGGGGAGGAGTCGACCACCGTCGAGGAGGTGTGCGAGCCGTTCCTGGTGCGCGCCGGCATGATCGCGCGGACGCCGCGGGGCCGGGTGGCCACCGCGCTGGCCTGGACTCATCTGGGTATGACACCGCCGGCCGGGGCCACCAGCTGGGCCCAACCGGGGCTGTTCGAGTAG
- the car gene encoding carboxylic acid reductase yields the protein MSTTTREERLERRIENLTATDPQFAAAKPDPAVVEALDHPGLGLSQIVQTVLDGYGDRPALGQRAVEFVEDPKSGRTVLGLLPRFDTITYTELRERVDAVARALTDDGLRPGDRVAALGFNSVDFTTIDVALAMAGAVSVPLQTSAAVAQLTPIVTETEPAAFAASVNQLADAVELILGADHRPSKLVVFDYHPEVDDEREAVDSARARLTDAAVPVEPLADVLRRGAALPATPAADVDNDALALLIYTSGSTGAPKGAMYPGRNVGKMWCRSGRNWFRETVASITLNFMPMSHVMGRGILYGTLGNGGTAYFAARSDLSTLLEDLELVRPTEMNFVPRIWETLYSEYQRRVDRGGTHAEVMHEIAQDLLGGRFIFAATGSAPTSPDLKAWVEELLDMHLLDGYGSTEAGMVLFDGEVQRPPVIDYKLVDVPDLGYFATDRPYPRGELLLKTENMFPGYYKRPETTAGVFDPDGCYRTGDVVAEIAPDKLVYVDRRNNVLKLAQGEFVTVAKLEAVFGNSPLVRQIYVYGNSAHPYLLAVVVPSEEALQRYGADELKPRIADSLQSVAKEAGLQSYEVPRDFLVETTPFTLENGLLTGIRKLAWPKLKQHYGERLEQLYADLAAGQANELSELRGSGADAPVLQTVSRAAAALLGAASTELTPDAHFTDLGGDSLSALTFGNLVHEIFEIDVPVGVIVSPANDLAAIAAYIEAERQGTKRPSFASVHGGVHGRFEPGQAVEVHASDLTLDKFLDAETLAGAPNLPAPTSDVRTVLLTGATGFLGRYLALEWLERMDLVDGKVIALVRAKSDDDARARLDKTFDSGDPKLQAHYQRLAADHLEVIAGDKGEANLGLDAATWQRLADTVDLIVDPAALVNHVLPYSELFGPNALGTAELIRIALTGKKKPYAYVSTIGVGDQIKPGAFVEDADIREISATRQINDSYANGYGNSKWAGEVLLREANDLCGLPVAVFRCDMILADTSYAGQLNVPDMFTRMMLSLVATGIAPASFYELDADGNRQRAHYDGLPVEFIAEAVSTLGAQNVESFQTYHVMNPYDDGIGMDEFVDWLIADGNSIQRIAEYGDWLPRFETALRGLPEKQRNASLLPLLHNYQKPEHPIRGSIAPTDRFRAAVQDAKVGPGKDIPHISAPIINKYISDLHLLGLL from the coding sequence ATGTCGACTACCACTCGCGAAGAGCGGCTCGAACGCCGCATTGAGAATCTGACCGCCACCGACCCACAGTTTGCCGCCGCCAAGCCGGACCCGGCGGTCGTCGAGGCCCTCGATCACCCTGGACTGGGACTTTCGCAGATCGTCCAGACCGTGCTCGATGGCTACGGTGACCGCCCGGCCCTGGGCCAGCGCGCCGTCGAATTCGTCGAGGACCCCAAGAGCGGGCGCACCGTGCTGGGTCTGCTCCCCCGCTTCGACACCATCACCTACACCGAGCTGCGCGAACGCGTCGACGCGGTGGCCCGCGCCCTGACCGACGACGGGCTGCGGCCGGGCGACCGGGTGGCGGCGCTGGGCTTCAACAGCGTCGACTTCACGACGATCGACGTCGCACTAGCAATGGCCGGCGCGGTGTCCGTCCCGCTGCAGACCAGCGCGGCCGTCGCGCAGCTCACGCCGATCGTGACCGAGACCGAACCCGCCGCCTTCGCGGCGAGCGTGAACCAGCTGGCCGACGCCGTCGAGCTGATCCTCGGCGCCGACCACCGGCCCAGCAAGCTCGTGGTGTTCGACTACCACCCCGAGGTCGACGACGAGCGAGAAGCCGTGGACAGCGCCCGCGCGCGGTTGACCGACGCCGCGGTCCCCGTCGAGCCGCTAGCCGATGTGCTGCGGCGCGGCGCTGCGCTGCCTGCCACACCGGCCGCGGACGTCGACAACGACGCACTGGCCCTGTTGATCTACACCTCCGGCAGCACCGGCGCGCCCAAGGGCGCGATGTATCCCGGGCGCAACGTCGGCAAGATGTGGTGCCGGTCCGGCCGCAACTGGTTCCGCGAGACCGTCGCGTCGATCACCCTGAACTTCATGCCGATGAGCCACGTGATGGGACGCGGCATCCTCTACGGCACGCTCGGCAACGGCGGCACGGCCTACTTCGCCGCCCGCAGTGACCTGTCCACCCTGCTGGAAGACCTCGAGCTGGTGCGGCCCACCGAGATGAACTTCGTGCCGCGCATCTGGGAGACGTTGTACAGCGAATACCAGCGCCGCGTCGACCGCGGCGGCACCCACGCCGAGGTGATGCACGAGATCGCGCAGGATCTGCTGGGCGGGCGGTTCATCTTCGCGGCGACGGGCTCGGCACCCACCTCCCCGGACCTGAAGGCGTGGGTGGAAGAGCTGCTCGACATGCACCTGCTGGACGGCTACGGCTCGACCGAGGCCGGGATGGTGCTGTTCGACGGCGAGGTGCAGCGTCCGCCGGTAATCGACTACAAGCTGGTCGACGTGCCGGACCTGGGCTACTTCGCGACCGACCGGCCGTACCCGCGCGGCGAGCTGTTGCTCAAGACGGAGAACATGTTCCCCGGCTATTACAAGCGCCCGGAGACCACCGCCGGGGTGTTCGACCCGGACGGCTGCTACCGCACCGGCGACGTCGTGGCGGAGATCGCGCCCGACAAGTTGGTGTACGTCGACCGACGCAACAACGTGCTCAAGCTGGCGCAGGGCGAGTTCGTCACCGTGGCCAAGCTGGAGGCGGTGTTCGGCAACAGCCCGCTGGTGCGCCAGATCTACGTCTACGGCAACAGCGCGCACCCCTACCTGCTGGCGGTCGTCGTGCCCAGCGAAGAGGCACTGCAACGCTATGGCGCCGACGAGCTCAAGCCGCGCATAGCCGACTCGCTGCAGTCGGTCGCCAAGGAGGCCGGCCTGCAGTCCTACGAGGTGCCGCGCGACTTCCTAGTCGAGACAACACCTTTCACGCTGGAGAACGGTCTGCTGACCGGCATCCGCAAGCTGGCGTGGCCAAAGTTGAAGCAGCACTACGGCGAACGGCTCGAACAGCTGTACGCCGACCTGGCCGCAGGTCAGGCCAACGAGCTGAGCGAGCTGCGCGGCAGCGGCGCCGACGCGCCGGTGCTGCAGACGGTGAGCCGGGCCGCGGCCGCCCTGCTGGGTGCGGCCAGCACCGAGCTGACGCCCGACGCCCACTTCACCGATCTGGGCGGAGACTCGTTGTCGGCGTTGACATTCGGCAACCTGGTGCACGAGATCTTCGAGATCGACGTGCCGGTGGGCGTGATCGTCAGCCCGGCCAACGACCTGGCCGCGATCGCCGCCTACATCGAGGCCGAACGCCAGGGCACCAAGCGGCCCAGCTTCGCTTCTGTTCACGGGGGGGTGCACGGTCGCTTCGAACCCGGGCAAGCCGTCGAGGTGCACGCCAGCGACCTGACGCTGGACAAGTTCCTCGACGCCGAGACCCTGGCGGGCGCACCGAACCTGCCGGCGCCCACCTCGGACGTGCGCACTGTGCTGCTGACCGGCGCCACCGGCTTCCTCGGCCGCTACCTGGCCCTGGAATGGCTGGAGCGCATGGACCTGGTCGACGGCAAGGTGATCGCGCTGGTCCGCGCCAAGTCCGACGACGACGCCCGCGCCCGGCTGGACAAGACCTTCGATAGCGGTGACCCCAAGCTGCAGGCGCACTACCAGCGGCTGGCCGCCGATCACCTCGAGGTCATCGCCGGCGACAAGGGCGAGGCCAACCTCGGCCTGGACGCGGCAACCTGGCAGCGGCTGGCCGACACCGTCGACCTGATCGTCGACCCGGCCGCGCTGGTCAACCACGTGCTGCCCTACAGCGAGCTGTTCGGCCCCAACGCATTGGGCACCGCCGAGCTGATCCGCATCGCGCTGACCGGTAAGAAGAAGCCGTACGCCTACGTGTCCACGATCGGTGTGGGCGACCAGATCAAGCCGGGTGCGTTCGTCGAGGACGCCGACATCCGCGAGATCAGTGCCACCCGCCAGATCAACGACAGCTACGCCAACGGCTACGGCAACAGCAAGTGGGCCGGCGAGGTGCTGCTGCGGGAGGCCAACGACCTGTGTGGCCTGCCGGTGGCGGTGTTCCGCTGCGACATGATCCTGGCCGACACCAGCTATGCCGGTCAGCTCAACGTGCCGGACATGTTCACCCGCATGATGCTGAGCCTGGTGGCCACCGGCATCGCGCCGGCGTCGTTCTACGAGCTCGACGCCGACGGCAACCGGCAGCGGGCGCACTACGACGGGCTGCCGGTGGAGTTCATCGCCGAAGCCGTCTCCACGCTGGGGGCGCAGAACGTGGAAAGCTTCCAGACCTACCACGTGATGAACCCCTACGACGACGGCATCGGAATGGACGAGTTCGTCGATTGGCTGATCGCGGACGGCAACTCGATTCAGCGGATCGCCGAGTACGGCGACTGGCTGCCGCGGTTCGAGACCGCGCTGCGGGGGCTACCGGAGAAGCAGCGCAATGCCTCACTGTTGCCGCTGCTGCACAACTACCAGAAGCCGGAGCACCCGATCCGCGGATCGATCGCCCCGACCGATCGGTTCCGCGCGGCGGTTCAGGACGCGAAAGTCGGCCCGGGCAAGGACATCCCGCACATCTCGGCGCCGATCATCAACAAGTACATCAGCGACCTACACCTGCTGGGTCTGCTGTAA
- the ruvA gene encoding Holliday junction branch migration protein RuvA → MIASVRGEVLEVALDHVVIEAAGVGYRVNATPSTLATLRTGSEARLITAMIVREDSQTLYGFIDGETRDLFLTLLSVSGVGPRLAMATLAVHDAAALRQALADGDVTALTRVPGIGKRGAERMVLELRDKIYAAGTPVAAPAGAGINGHAVRGPVVEALVGLGFAAKQAEDATNNVLAASREKGEQATTSDALRAALSLLGKSK, encoded by the coding sequence ATGATCGCCTCGGTGCGCGGTGAGGTGCTAGAGGTGGCGCTCGACCATGTAGTGATCGAAGCCGCCGGAGTCGGCTACCGGGTGAACGCCACGCCGTCGACGCTGGCGACGTTGCGCACCGGCAGCGAAGCCCGCCTGATCACCGCGATGATCGTTCGCGAGGATTCGCAGACGCTGTACGGCTTTATCGACGGCGAGACACGCGACCTGTTCCTGACGCTGCTGTCGGTGTCGGGCGTCGGGCCGCGGCTGGCGATGGCGACCCTGGCCGTGCACGACGCCGCGGCGCTGCGTCAGGCCCTGGCCGACGGCGACGTCACGGCGCTGACCCGGGTGCCCGGGATCGGCAAGCGCGGCGCCGAGCGGATGGTTCTCGAGTTGCGCGACAAGATCTATGCGGCCGGCACGCCCGTGGCGGCGCCGGCGGGGGCGGGCATCAATGGCCACGCGGTGCGGGGCCCGGTGGTCGAGGCGCTGGTCGGCCTGGGCTTCGCGGCCAAGCAGGCCGAGGATGCCACCAACAACGTGCTGGCGGCCAGCCGCGAAAAGGGCGAGCAGGCAACGACTTCCGACGCGTTGCGGGCCGCGCTGTCGCTGCTCGGTAAGTCCAAATGA